A region from the Hyalangium gracile genome encodes:
- a CDS encoding LVIVD repeat-containing protein, giving the protein MTCPPRAWASLSARAPTCLLLLTSTLLLAGCSSEPKGPEVPDNPSDPGDAVDTGPLAPCSYATTSALACGELEAFELSACDTSTLARSPSQGVYILKSRVATSSSPTGGIVFASTMHLGSDGGASNILLSGPATTYQRDAERFYIAREVTLDNGDISRSAYAGCQVDDGQHLTGCYVSCRNGRVRSQGTFQALRATRREGEQESEGISLVSESFVSLGLPVDIYVAKGHAYVVSVNSGGRTGGLSVFDVADPAHPVFRRTVTMPGDSYWNGVWARGDGLYVASATRGVLLFDISNPAEPAFLRSLPEDAINVHTVFVEADRLYAMSPDPHSETLLFDVSEPLRPVLLGRFTAPGGGTAGYPHDAFAYQGRLYINHWDLGFLIVDVNTLFDMRQVGRYVYANQTSHANAVGTFDGRTIAFEGGEGYDAHLRVLDVTDPQAVVKLGEWRLRAQSSIHNMVLVDTRLYISHYQEGVRVLDVSTPSEPRQLAYFNTFRETDPHRGYSFYEGAIGMRVPGDGYVYVVDTSRGLLVFREP; this is encoded by the coding sequence ATGACCTGTCCCCCGCGTGCCTGGGCGAGCCTGAGCGCCCGCGCCCCCACCTGCCTCCTCCTCCTCACCAGCACACTGCTCCTCGCCGGCTGCTCCTCGGAGCCGAAGGGCCCCGAGGTTCCCGACAACCCCTCGGATCCCGGCGACGCGGTGGACACCGGCCCGCTGGCGCCGTGCAGCTACGCCACCACCTCCGCGCTCGCGTGTGGAGAGCTGGAGGCCTTCGAGCTGTCGGCCTGTGACACGAGCACCCTGGCGCGCTCACCGTCGCAGGGCGTGTACATCCTCAAGAGCCGCGTGGCGACGAGCAGCTCGCCCACCGGCGGCATCGTGTTCGCCAGCACCATGCACCTGGGCAGCGACGGGGGCGCCTCCAACATCCTGCTGAGCGGCCCGGCCACCACGTACCAGCGCGACGCCGAGCGCTTCTACATCGCCCGCGAAGTCACCCTCGACAACGGGGACATCAGCCGCAGCGCCTACGCCGGCTGCCAGGTGGATGACGGCCAGCACCTCACCGGCTGCTACGTGAGCTGCCGCAACGGGCGGGTGCGCTCGCAAGGCACCTTCCAGGCGCTGCGGGCCACGCGGCGCGAGGGCGAGCAGGAGTCCGAGGGCATCTCGCTCGTCTCCGAGTCCTTCGTGTCGCTGGGCCTGCCGGTGGACATCTACGTGGCCAAGGGGCACGCCTACGTGGTGTCGGTGAACTCCGGCGGGCGCACCGGTGGCCTCAGCGTGTTCGACGTGGCGGACCCGGCCCACCCGGTGTTCCGGCGCACCGTGACGATGCCCGGGGACAGCTACTGGAACGGCGTGTGGGCCAGGGGCGACGGGCTCTACGTGGCCAGCGCGACGCGCGGCGTGCTCCTCTTCGACATCTCCAACCCCGCCGAGCCGGCCTTCCTGCGCAGCCTGCCCGAGGACGCCATCAACGTGCACACCGTCTTCGTGGAGGCAGACAGGCTGTACGCCATGTCGCCGGACCCCCACAGCGAGACGCTGCTGTTCGACGTCTCCGAGCCGCTCAGGCCGGTGCTGCTCGGCCGCTTCACCGCGCCGGGCGGGGGCACCGCGGGCTACCCGCATGACGCGTTCGCCTACCAGGGGCGGCTGTACATCAACCACTGGGACCTGGGCTTCCTCATCGTGGACGTGAACACCCTGTTCGACATGCGCCAGGTGGGCCGGTACGTGTACGCCAACCAGACCAGCCACGCCAACGCGGTGGGCACCTTCGACGGGCGCACCATCGCCTTCGAGGGCGGCGAGGGCTACGACGCGCACCTGCGCGTGCTGGACGTGACGGACCCCCAGGCGGTGGTGAAGCTGGGCGAGTGGCGGCTGCGCGCGCAGTCCTCCATCCACAACATGGTGCTGGTGGACACGCGCCTCTACATCTCCCACTACCAGGAGGGCGTGCGCGTGCTGGACGTGTCCACCCCGTCCGAGCCCCGGCAGCTGGCGTACTTCAACACCTTCCGCGAGACCGACCCCCACCGCGGCTACAGCTTCTACGAAGGCGCCATCGGCATGCGCGTGCCGGGAGACGGGTACGTGTACGTGGTGGACACCTCGCGCGGCCTGCTCGTCTTCCGCGAGCCGTGA
- a CDS encoding AAA family ATPase, with the protein MTVTRLEIAGYRSVRSLELPVHPVTVVVGPNGSGKTNLYRALYLLQAAAEGRLARTLAEEGGTPSVVWAGPREHKKPVRMTIGVTLDDELAYELSCGIVPKDPSEPATLFLLDPEVKEEHLWALAGGRRAVLMERKDRTAFLRDSEGKRVTFPTQLWSAESVLDQLAEPQRFPRLSEVQRTLRAWRFYHQFRTDLEAPARQPQIGVRTTALTHDGRDLAAALGTIREIGDKRGLAKAIDDAFPGAELAVEAPQGRFSLSMRMPGLNRPMAASELSDGTLRYLCLLAALLSPRPPPFVALNEPETSLHPDLLGPLSRLIVEAAKHSQIWVTTHAEPLAEAISRHTGYEPVRLVKHLGATEVEGTQVREEE; encoded by the coding sequence ATGACGGTGACGCGGCTGGAGATAGCGGGGTACCGCTCGGTGAGGAGCCTCGAGTTGCCGGTGCATCCGGTGACGGTGGTGGTGGGGCCGAACGGGAGCGGGAAGACGAACCTGTACCGAGCGCTGTACCTGCTGCAGGCGGCGGCGGAGGGGAGGCTGGCGAGGACGCTGGCGGAGGAGGGCGGCACGCCGAGCGTGGTGTGGGCGGGGCCGCGAGAGCACAAGAAGCCGGTGCGGATGACCATCGGGGTGACGCTGGATGACGAGCTGGCGTACGAGCTGAGCTGCGGCATCGTGCCGAAGGATCCGTCAGAGCCGGCGACACTGTTCCTGTTGGATCCGGAGGTGAAGGAGGAGCACCTGTGGGCGCTGGCGGGAGGGCGGCGCGCGGTGCTGATGGAGCGCAAGGACCGGACGGCGTTCCTGAGGGATTCGGAGGGGAAGCGGGTGACGTTCCCCACGCAGCTGTGGAGCGCGGAGTCGGTGCTGGATCAGCTGGCGGAGCCGCAGCGCTTCCCGAGGTTGTCGGAGGTGCAGAGGACGCTCAGGGCCTGGCGCTTCTACCACCAGTTCCGGACGGACCTGGAGGCCCCGGCGAGGCAGCCGCAGATAGGCGTGAGGACGACGGCGCTGACGCACGACGGGAGGGACCTGGCGGCGGCGTTGGGGACGATCCGGGAGATTGGGGACAAGCGAGGGCTGGCGAAGGCGATCGACGACGCATTCCCGGGAGCGGAGCTGGCGGTGGAGGCGCCGCAGGGGCGCTTCAGCCTGTCGATGCGGATGCCGGGGTTGAACCGACCGATGGCGGCGAGCGAGCTGTCGGACGGGACGTTGAGATACCTGTGCCTGCTGGCGGCGCTGCTGAGCCCGCGCCCGCCGCCATTCGTGGCCTTGAACGAGCCGGAGACGAGCCTGCACCCGGACCTGCTGGGCCCGCTGTCGAGGCTGATCGTGGAAGCGGCGAAGCACAGCCAGATCTGGGTGACGACGCACGCGGAGCCGCTGGCGGAAGCCATCTCGCGGCACACGGGCTACGAGCCGGTGCGACTGGTGAAGCACCTGGGAGCCACGGAGGTGGAGGGCACGCAGGTGCGCGAGGAGGAGTGA
- a CDS encoding response regulator, translating into MAERGVAEEMAQALATVRDGFRSSASERIGQLRRHADAWKAGTPGSAAQFAQIVHTMRGTASTLGFTEVARFAHELEKLATGEAAAFSTRVLVLLQSLQEAFHHPPSTLPLVPHRPRVLVRLADTHLAVELAHHLEGLGMDAIAASTEEEAVRLITSERPVERVVVGPTVPTSLRGALRSLNTPPPLVLLAPATEVRTTPRDGADAVLSLGTPAQALAREIVSIQRASPSRFRVLAVDDDSAVLAAARAVLEAAGMEVVTLSDGRNLFSSLQRHHPDLLLLDVALPSVDGFELLSQIRADAAWRTLTVVFHTARDAPADRVRAFQMGVDDYLIKPVAPAELRLRLMAHLQRRTLLRASGDKDAGSAMAASHGASTERPFTPSRLEQTPVPRTGAPSPRPPSRSNLPAVQPQQPARPASTARGEKESLAPPTSRSTLPPVSLPTQPPVRLSPPNESGGAAPPRPGAPARPTDGTQSRSHRILVADDEPALRRVLQRLLEAEGYVVETVEDGEEALARLLNPSLTPVDLVLLDVHMPRRSGIEVLRALREASSPVRSLVLSARIRDEDVMKLYTEGAVDFVAKPFSIHTLLARVTRLLPPRTP; encoded by the coding sequence ATGGCCGAGCGTGGTGTCGCAGAAGAGATGGCGCAGGCCCTCGCAACGGTTCGCGATGGCTTCCGCTCCAGTGCGTCCGAGCGCATCGGCCAGCTGCGCCGCCATGCCGATGCCTGGAAGGCGGGCACTCCCGGCTCCGCCGCGCAGTTCGCGCAGATCGTCCACACCATGCGCGGCACCGCCAGCACGCTCGGCTTCACCGAGGTGGCCCGCTTCGCCCACGAGCTCGAGAAGCTCGCAACGGGCGAGGCAGCCGCCTTCTCCACGCGCGTGCTCGTCCTCCTGCAGTCGCTCCAGGAGGCCTTCCACCACCCTCCGAGCACCCTGCCCCTGGTGCCCCACCGTCCCCGCGTGCTCGTGCGGCTGGCCGACACCCACCTCGCCGTGGAGCTGGCCCACCACCTCGAGGGGCTCGGCATGGATGCCATCGCCGCCTCCACCGAGGAGGAGGCCGTGCGCCTCATCACCTCCGAGCGCCCCGTGGAGCGCGTGGTGGTGGGCCCCACCGTCCCCACCTCGCTGCGCGGCGCGCTGCGCTCGCTCAACACCCCGCCGCCGCTCGTACTGCTCGCCCCCGCCACCGAGGTGCGCACCACGCCTCGCGACGGCGCCGACGCCGTGCTCTCGCTGGGCACTCCCGCCCAGGCCCTCGCCCGGGAGATTGTCTCCATCCAGCGCGCCAGCCCCTCGCGCTTCCGCGTCCTGGCCGTGGATGACGACTCCGCGGTGCTCGCCGCCGCGCGCGCCGTGCTGGAGGCCGCGGGCATGGAGGTGGTGACGCTCAGCGACGGGCGCAACCTCTTCTCCAGCCTCCAGCGCCACCACCCGGACCTGCTGCTGCTGGATGTGGCCCTGCCCTCCGTGGACGGCTTCGAGCTGCTGTCGCAGATCCGCGCCGACGCCGCCTGGCGCACCCTCACCGTCGTCTTCCACACCGCCCGGGACGCTCCGGCGGACCGCGTGCGCGCCTTCCAGATGGGCGTGGACGACTACCTCATCAAGCCCGTGGCTCCCGCCGAGCTGCGCCTGCGCCTCATGGCCCACCTGCAGCGGCGCACCCTGCTGCGCGCCTCCGGCGACAAGGACGCGGGCAGCGCGATGGCGGCCTCCCATGGCGCCAGCACGGAACGCCCCTTCACTCCCTCGCGCCTGGAACAGACGCCCGTGCCCCGGACCGGGGCTCCCTCGCCGAGGCCTCCCTCTCGCAGCAACCTCCCCGCCGTCCAGCCGCAGCAGCCGGCCCGGCCCGCGAGCACCGCGCGCGGGGAGAAGGAGAGCCTCGCTCCGCCCACCTCCCGCTCGACCCTGCCGCCCGTGAGCCTCCCCACCCAGCCCCCTGTCCGCCTCAGCCCGCCGAACGAGAGTGGCGGCGCCGCCCCGCCCCGTCCCGGCGCTCCCGCCCGCCCCACCGACGGCACCCAGTCGCGCTCGCACCGCATCCTCGTGGCGGACGATGAGCCCGCCCTGCGCCGCGTGCTCCAGCGCCTGCTGGAGGCCGAGGGCTACGTGGTGGAGACCGTCGAGGACGGCGAGGAGGCCCTGGCCCGGCTGCTGAACCCCTCGCTCACCCCGGTGGACCTGGTGCTGCTGGACGTGCACATGCCCCGGCGCTCCGGCATCGAGGTGCTGCGCGCCCTGCGCGAGGCCTCCTCGCCCGTGCGCTCGCTGGTGCTCTCCGCGCGCATCCGCGACGAGGACGTGATGAAGCTCTACACCGAGGGGGCCGTGGACTTCGTGGCCAAGCCCTTCTCCATCCACACCCTGCTGGCGCGCGTCACCCGACTGCTGCCGCCGCGCACCCCGTGA
- a CDS encoding tetratricopeptide repeat protein, giving the protein MKKLGRMGLVLGVLTLTGTVACEGKPDPAKEHRIKATNHLAKKEFKLAAAEYELALQANPQDAKSWKEKAFVHQQIGEHDKAGEAMLKYVEFEKDPAQKTELYRVAADEFRQAGKVEDAEKALLQVMATKQKDEEKAELYRVIADQYRQSGNLDAAEQRFNEALKLNPKDEASLGWLAAIYSKRGGTENAQATAVPEHLDKAISYLDQVIALNPEYPFTYINKRIVMAKYVQHEQQQQISAEAEARTSKNKAKSAEAMARAAEHLKRAQEFQKQFEELTAKFKELQPKYKEKQAAAAAAAAAAKAAETASAPAK; this is encoded by the coding sequence ATGAAGAAGCTGGGAAGAATGGGTCTGGTGCTGGGAGTGCTCACCCTGACGGGGACGGTGGCTTGCGAGGGCAAGCCCGACCCGGCCAAGGAGCACCGCATCAAGGCCACCAACCACCTGGCCAAGAAGGAGTTCAAGCTCGCGGCCGCCGAGTACGAGCTGGCGCTCCAGGCCAACCCCCAGGACGCGAAGTCCTGGAAGGAGAAGGCCTTCGTGCACCAGCAGATCGGCGAGCACGACAAGGCCGGCGAGGCGATGCTGAAGTACGTGGAGTTCGAGAAGGACCCCGCGCAGAAGACGGAGCTGTACCGCGTGGCCGCCGACGAGTTCCGCCAGGCCGGCAAGGTGGAGGACGCCGAGAAGGCGCTGCTCCAGGTGATGGCCACCAAGCAGAAGGATGAGGAGAAGGCGGAGCTCTACCGCGTCATCGCCGACCAGTACCGCCAGTCGGGCAACCTGGACGCCGCCGAGCAGCGCTTCAACGAGGCCCTCAAGCTCAACCCGAAGGACGAGGCGAGCCTGGGCTGGCTGGCGGCCATCTACTCCAAGCGCGGCGGCACGGAGAACGCGCAGGCCACCGCGGTGCCCGAGCACCTGGACAAGGCCATCTCCTACCTGGACCAGGTGATCGCGCTCAACCCCGAGTACCCCTTCACGTACATCAACAAGCGCATCGTGATGGCCAAGTACGTCCAGCACGAGCAGCAGCAGCAGATCTCCGCCGAGGCGGAGGCGCGCACCTCGAAGAACAAGGCGAAGTCGGCCGAGGCCATGGCCCGCGCCGCGGAGCACCTGAAGCGGGCGCAGGAGTTCCAGAAGCAGTTCGAGGAGCTCACCGCGAAGTTCAAGGAGCTCCAGCCGAAGTACAAGGAGAAGCAGGCTGCTGCTGCTGCTGCGGCGGCGGCGGCCAAGGCCGCGGAGACGGCTTCGGCGCCGGCGAAGTAG
- a CDS encoding serpin family protein, which produces MESISRLREILGRDARHVHKDAASVELLVAAALEAPEPERGAAVELLHQVIGRRRLNPLRRALSARTLELLDSADPRARWAGAALIDAGQRPEAIARLRRGLADADSKVRDACVSALFSARLGPEVLREHLCSERPEEREAALELANAMGGDALRPELRRLLGDGSARVRYLAAELLGVDETPGAWEVTLDAARRAEAPRQRGNAIRCLREYGLRREAIPALLEALKSDADDSVRESAAEVLGELSPTHPEVADALFEALADASPRVGAQAAQGLGKRGARTEALVPRLLEALEDERLAEEVRGQVALALASLRERAVVPRLIRLLERPDDTFQQRGDMVTGLGDEPLLKHEAVTALGMLGPLAEEAVPVLLEMLPACGEGLQTVVAETLEKLGTARAELEEQLCAILSSSSPPRASKWRRQQLRGVLARLKPEKDAALRELVRGLAELEPRECAPEHRYLWRAVGERPELIERIEAFTREEDPVLRRAAVEALKVLGRPTAEALEQLANRMESAEEEERETAASELRTLGSRAAAVGKRLTVRWPRLGRESRVAVLSVLGVVSGGKLDEGARKALKAGLQAEEAPVREAAAWALCDFGEVDAELVRLAEAHREDPEPKVREAVESALRIHGAAREEEAPREATGATEQAVRAIHELGLELYAVLREGTGNRVFSPLSLFTLLAMVLRGARARTEAELGRALHWPMEPERLPAALSALAHQLHGPTRQETSPHIKEGDEGFTLVSANGFWPQEGYPLRAEYLAELAEGFGVKPTAVDFGRGLEAAVATINGWAREHTRGRIPTIVSAGQLTEATRYVMANAVYFRSRWEQPFYDSTKEEPFHLLDGQQVEAPMMSRQGRFGYASGAGWQLIELPYRDGEASMVVLLPEVGVFERIERLLSRAWLERLLRQVTPGEFVLKLPRFGFDQRVEVSALAERLGLGALFEPDVDLTGMTPRREPLAGGLLHDATLTVDEKGTEAAAVTQVFHVGGVPPSVVVNRPFLFLIRHLGTGALLFLGRVMDPRSPKEASSATV; this is translated from the coding sequence ATGGAGTCGATCAGCAGGCTGAGGGAAATCCTGGGTCGCGACGCGAGGCACGTCCATAAGGATGCGGCCAGCGTCGAGCTGCTGGTGGCGGCGGCGCTCGAGGCTCCCGAGCCGGAGCGCGGCGCGGCCGTGGAGCTGCTCCACCAGGTGATAGGTCGGCGTCGGCTGAACCCCCTGAGGCGCGCGTTGTCGGCGCGGACGCTGGAGCTGCTCGACAGCGCGGATCCGCGGGCGAGGTGGGCGGGCGCGGCGCTGATCGACGCGGGACAGAGGCCCGAGGCCATTGCCCGGCTGAGGCGTGGCCTGGCGGATGCGGACTCGAAGGTGCGCGACGCCTGCGTGAGCGCGCTGTTCTCCGCGAGGCTCGGGCCGGAGGTGCTGCGCGAGCACCTGTGCTCGGAGCGGCCGGAGGAGCGCGAGGCGGCGCTGGAGCTGGCGAACGCGATGGGAGGGGATGCGCTGCGGCCGGAGCTGCGGCGGCTGCTGGGGGATGGCTCGGCGCGCGTGCGCTACCTGGCGGCGGAGCTGCTGGGCGTGGATGAGACGCCCGGCGCCTGGGAGGTGACGCTCGATGCGGCGCGGAGGGCGGAGGCGCCGCGCCAGCGAGGCAACGCCATCCGGTGCCTCCGGGAGTACGGGCTGCGTCGGGAGGCGATCCCCGCGCTGCTCGAGGCCTTGAAGTCCGATGCGGATGACTCGGTGCGCGAGAGCGCGGCGGAGGTGCTGGGCGAGCTGTCCCCCACGCACCCGGAGGTGGCGGACGCGTTGTTCGAGGCGCTGGCGGACGCGAGCCCGCGAGTGGGGGCGCAGGCGGCGCAAGGGCTGGGCAAGCGTGGGGCGAGGACGGAGGCGCTCGTCCCGAGGCTGCTCGAGGCGCTGGAGGACGAGCGGCTCGCGGAGGAGGTGCGCGGGCAGGTGGCGCTCGCGTTGGCCTCCTTGCGCGAGCGCGCGGTGGTGCCCCGGCTGATCCGGCTGCTGGAGCGGCCGGATGACACGTTCCAGCAGCGGGGGGACATGGTGACGGGCCTGGGGGACGAGCCGCTGCTGAAGCACGAGGCGGTGACGGCGCTGGGGATGCTCGGGCCGCTCGCGGAGGAGGCGGTGCCCGTGCTGCTGGAGATGCTGCCGGCCTGCGGCGAGGGACTCCAGACGGTGGTGGCGGAGACGCTCGAGAAGCTGGGCACGGCGCGGGCGGAGCTGGAGGAGCAGCTGTGCGCCATCCTCTCGAGCTCCAGCCCTCCGAGAGCCAGCAAGTGGCGCCGGCAGCAGCTGCGGGGAGTGCTCGCGAGGCTGAAGCCGGAGAAGGATGCCGCGCTGCGCGAGCTGGTGCGGGGACTGGCGGAGCTGGAGCCGAGGGAGTGCGCTCCGGAGCACAGGTACCTGTGGCGCGCGGTGGGCGAGCGCCCGGAGCTCATCGAGCGCATCGAGGCCTTCACGCGGGAGGAGGATCCGGTGCTGCGGCGCGCGGCCGTGGAGGCCCTGAAGGTGCTGGGGCGGCCGACGGCGGAGGCCCTGGAGCAGCTGGCGAACCGGATGGAGTCCGCGGAGGAGGAGGAGCGGGAGACAGCGGCCAGCGAGCTGCGGACCCTGGGGAGCCGGGCGGCAGCGGTGGGGAAGAGGCTCACGGTCCGGTGGCCCAGGCTCGGGCGCGAGTCGCGAGTGGCGGTGCTCTCGGTGCTCGGAGTGGTGAGCGGCGGGAAGCTCGACGAGGGCGCACGGAAGGCACTGAAGGCGGGGCTCCAGGCGGAGGAGGCGCCGGTGCGAGAGGCGGCGGCCTGGGCGCTGTGCGACTTCGGCGAGGTGGACGCCGAGCTGGTGCGGCTCGCGGAGGCGCATCGCGAGGACCCGGAGCCGAAGGTGCGCGAGGCGGTGGAGTCCGCGCTGCGGATCCACGGAGCGGCGCGCGAGGAGGAAGCGCCGCGAGAGGCCACGGGTGCGACGGAGCAGGCGGTCCGCGCCATCCACGAGCTGGGCCTCGAGCTCTACGCGGTGCTGAGGGAGGGCACGGGCAACCGAGTCTTCTCACCGCTGTCGCTCTTCACGCTGCTGGCCATGGTGCTGCGCGGCGCGAGGGCGCGCACGGAGGCCGAGCTGGGGCGAGCACTGCACTGGCCCATGGAGCCCGAGCGACTGCCCGCGGCGCTGAGCGCACTGGCCCATCAACTACACGGCCCTACACGCCAGGAAACCTCCCCGCATATAAAGGAGGGGGACGAGGGGTTCACGCTGGTGTCGGCGAACGGGTTCTGGCCGCAGGAGGGCTACCCGCTGCGAGCGGAGTACCTGGCGGAGCTGGCGGAGGGGTTCGGCGTGAAGCCCACGGCGGTGGACTTCGGGCGGGGGCTGGAGGCGGCGGTGGCCACCATCAACGGCTGGGCCCGGGAGCACACGCGGGGACGCATTCCGACAATCGTCTCGGCGGGCCAGCTGACGGAGGCGACGCGGTACGTGATGGCGAACGCGGTGTACTTCCGTTCGCGCTGGGAGCAGCCCTTCTACGACAGCACGAAGGAGGAGCCGTTTCACCTGCTCGACGGGCAGCAGGTGGAGGCGCCGATGATGAGCCGCCAGGGCCGCTTCGGCTACGCGAGTGGAGCGGGGTGGCAGCTCATCGAGCTGCCGTACCGAGACGGAGAGGCCTCGATGGTGGTGCTGCTGCCGGAGGTGGGAGTCTTCGAGCGCATCGAGCGGCTGCTGAGCCGGGCGTGGCTGGAGCGACTGCTACGGCAGGTGACACCGGGGGAGTTCGTGCTGAAGCTGCCGCGCTTCGGCTTCGATCAGCGGGTGGAAGTGTCGGCGCTGGCGGAGCGGCTGGGGCTCGGGGCGCTGTTCGAGCCGGACGTGGACCTGACGGGGATGACGCCGCGGCGGGAGCCGCTGGCGGGAGGGCTGCTGCACGACGCGACCCTCACGGTGGACGAGAAGGGAACGGAGGCGGCGGCGGTGACGCAGGTGTTCCACGTCGGAGGAGTGCCGCCGAGTGTGGTGGTGAACCGCCCCTTCCTGTTCCTGATCCGGCACCTGGGGACGGGGGCGTTGTTGTTCCTGGGGAGGGTGATGGATCCGAGATCCCCGAAGGAAGCGTCCTCGGCTACGGTCTGA
- a CDS encoding response regulator codes for MSRTVLFLEKERELQAVMPAYLRERGFRVESARSVAEAQAVLARVEVDAVVVDSLLPGMVGLDFLQELRREWPALPLLLSSRFSKDVKGREQFLRELGVARILQKPYTPEELFIWVEQALSRPLAATPPPRPALSPELAAELAAATAEYARHLRRRLSSLTESVGKARAGSREAVEAVFYDSHKLHGSAGSFGFMEVGQAAGQLEELVWPAREGAAVDWDAIEAALRTLAEAISTATAPASAPGSQGSQDEGSPSAASRPASQVGTVLVVDDDAAWLAEVEKMGEEQEVHVVVAQGLDEALERAGQQWLDGALLHVHLGGAEGGFEAAARLRGEPALQALPLAFFSAEGDFAYRVAAAHAGASLYLPRPFTAADLTEAVERLVAARRPERSRVLVLVEDEGTWRALRQAVSGLHVELVWMEDPFRLLEALSEHRPDLLLVDVEVPGPSSFDLCRIVRSTPAWQQLPILLLASRLGQEFRVTAFEAGADDYLTKPVLREELMARVLSRLERARLARERFERDALTGLLLRRPMLEALRGRLSEVQRQQRPLALCFLDVDHFKKVNDTHGHLAGDQVLSRLGRLLATRFRKEDLRARWGGEEFLVVLMGETAASARDILSRTAAELARIHFEGERGERFHVTFSGGIAEAPRDGVDVEALLRTADARLYRAKNLGRDRIEIDDG; via the coding sequence ATGAGCCGGACGGTCCTCTTCCTCGAGAAGGAGCGCGAGCTGCAGGCCGTGATGCCCGCGTACCTGCGCGAGCGCGGCTTCCGGGTGGAGTCCGCCCGCAGCGTGGCGGAGGCCCAGGCGGTGCTGGCGCGCGTGGAGGTGGACGCGGTGGTGGTGGACAGCCTGCTGCCGGGCATGGTGGGCCTGGACTTCCTCCAGGAGCTGCGCAGGGAGTGGCCCGCGCTGCCGCTGCTGCTGTCCTCGCGCTTCTCGAAGGACGTGAAGGGCCGCGAGCAGTTCCTCAGGGAGCTGGGCGTGGCGCGCATCCTCCAGAAGCCGTACACGCCGGAGGAGCTCTTCATCTGGGTGGAGCAGGCGCTCAGCCGCCCTCTCGCCGCCACCCCGCCGCCCAGGCCCGCCCTCTCGCCCGAGCTGGCCGCCGAGCTGGCGGCGGCCACCGCCGAGTATGCCCGGCACCTGCGGCGCAGGCTCTCCTCGCTCACGGAGTCGGTGGGCAAGGCGCGCGCCGGCTCGCGCGAGGCGGTGGAGGCCGTGTTCTACGACTCGCACAAGCTCCACGGCTCGGCGGGCTCCTTCGGCTTCATGGAGGTGGGCCAGGCCGCCGGGCAGCTCGAGGAGTTGGTGTGGCCGGCGCGCGAGGGCGCCGCGGTGGACTGGGACGCCATCGAGGCGGCGCTGCGCACGCTGGCCGAGGCCATCTCCACCGCGACGGCCCCGGCGAGCGCGCCCGGGAGCCAGGGCTCCCAGGACGAGGGCTCGCCGTCCGCGGCCTCCAGGCCCGCCAGCCAGGTGGGCACGGTGCTGGTGGTGGACGACGACGCGGCGTGGCTGGCCGAGGTGGAGAAGATGGGCGAGGAGCAGGAGGTGCACGTCGTCGTCGCCCAGGGCCTGGACGAGGCGCTGGAGCGCGCGGGCCAGCAGTGGCTGGACGGGGCGCTGCTGCACGTGCACCTGGGCGGCGCGGAGGGCGGCTTCGAGGCGGCGGCGCGGCTGCGCGGCGAGCCGGCCCTGCAGGCGCTGCCGCTGGCCTTCTTCAGCGCGGAGGGAGACTTCGCCTACCGGGTGGCGGCGGCCCACGCCGGCGCGTCGCTCTACCTGCCCAGGCCCTTCACGGCGGCGGACCTCACCGAGGCGGTGGAGCGGCTGGTGGCGGCCCGGCGCCCGGAGCGCTCGCGGGTGCTGGTGCTGGTGGAGGACGAGGGGACGTGGCGCGCGCTGCGGCAGGCGGTGAGCGGGCTCCACGTGGAGCTGGTGTGGATGGAGGACCCCTTCCGGCTGCTGGAGGCGCTGTCCGAGCACCGGCCGGACCTGCTCCTGGTGGACGTGGAGGTGCCGGGCCCCAGCAGCTTCGACTTGTGCCGCATCGTCCGCTCCACGCCCGCGTGGCAGCAGCTGCCCATCCTCCTGCTCGCCTCGCGGCTGGGGCAGGAGTTCCGGGTCACGGCCTTCGAGGCCGGCGCGGACGACTACCTGACGAAGCCGGTGCTGCGCGAGGAGCTGATGGCGCGCGTGCTCTCGCGGCTGGAGCGGGCCCGGCTGGCGCGCGAGCGCTTCGAGCGGGACGCGCTCACCGGGCTGCTGCTGCGCCGCCCCATGCTGGAGGCCCTGCGCGGGCGCCTGTCCGAGGTGCAGCGCCAGCAGCGCCCCCTGGCGCTGTGCTTCCTGGACGTGGACCACTTCAAGAAGGTGAACGACACCCACGGCCACCTGGCCGGAGATCAGGTGCTCTCACGGCTGGGGCGGCTGCTGGCCACGCGCTTCCGCAAGGAGGACTTGCGCGCCCGCTGGGGCGGCGAGGAGTTCCTCGTGGTGCTGATGGGAGAGACGGCCGCCAGCGCGCGGGACATCCTCTCGCGCACGGCGGCGGAGCTGGCGCGGATCCACTTCGAGGGCGAGCGCGGAGAGCGCTTCCACGTCACCTTCAGCGGCGGCATCGCCGAGGCTCCCAGGGACGGGGTGGACGTGGAGGCGCTGCTGCGCACCGCGGACGCGCGGCTCTACCGGGCCAAGAACCTGGGCCGCGATCGCATCGAGATTGACGACGGCTGA
- a CDS encoding response regulator, whose product MPIRKVLLVDDEEDIRTVGHLSLSRVGGWETVLAASGAEALTRAVTERPDLILLDVMMPGMDGPSTFSHLRAQEATARTPIIFMTAKIQKQEVARYLELGALGVISKPFDPMTLPSEIKRLLP is encoded by the coding sequence ATGCCGATTCGCAAGGTGCTGCTCGTGGATGACGAGGAGGACATCCGCACCGTGGGCCACCTGAGCCTCAGCCGGGTGGGAGGCTGGGAGACGGTGCTCGCCGCCTCGGGCGCCGAGGCGTTGACGCGGGCTGTCACCGAGCGGCCGGACCTCATCCTCCTGGACGTGATGATGCCGGGCATGGACGGACCCAGCACCTTCAGCCACCTGCGCGCCCAGGAGGCCACCGCGCGCACGCCCATCATCTTCATGACGGCGAAGATCCAGAAGCAGGAGGTGGCGCGCTACCTGGAGCTGGGCGCCCTGGGCGTCATCTCCAAGCCGTTCGACCCCATGACGCTGCCGTCCGAGATCAAGCGACTGCTGCCATGA